GGCGTCGAGGCCGGCGGCCAGCTGCACCTTCTCACCCAATCGGGCCACCACCTGAAGCCGGTCGTCCTGATACTGCGCGACCAGCAGGTGAAAGCTGTTGGAACCCAGGTCGATCGCGGCCAGGCGCACTGCCTGGGGCATGTCGACAGCGTCGCTGACGAGATTGGGCCGTTCCGTGGGTGAGTTCATCGAAGCATCCTGATAGTCAATGGCTAAAGGGTGCGGCGACTCCCCGGGCGTGTCAATCGCACAAGGTTGATCTGCGGGGTTGCGTTCGTCGCCGGCCTTGACTAACATCGGGTCGTTCGCCTGTTCCGAATGCTTTCCGACCGAGACACGACGTCCGCGTCGCGGTCAACATCAAGTCGTCAGTCAGCCCCCTTTTTGTCGCCCTGTCATGTGCCGTTAGCCTCGGTGGCACTTGAAACGCACCAGGCGAAGAGTCCCGGCGACAAGAAGCGCTGCTCCCTCTAACACGATACCGTGCCGGCGACCCTTGCGCAGAGTGGTCGTACCGCGACGGGCATCGCTCATGAGCGACAGCTTCCCGGGCGCTGAACGCACCCAAGCGGCGTACCGTTCTTTCTCCGCACCATTCCCACGGCCGCCGTGCCGCCACGCTGACATGAGCAACTTCCGAACGCACCGATGAATCTTACCGAACTCAAGCAAAAATCCGTGCCGGACCTCCTGGAGATCGCCCGTGAGATGGGCATCGACAACCTGGCCCGCTCGCGCAAGCAGGACATCATCTTCGCCATCCTCAAGAAGCACGCCAAGAGCGGCGAGGACATCTACGGCGACGGTGTTCTGGAAATCCTCCAGGACGGCTTCGGCTTCCTGCGTAGCGCCGACAGTTCCTACCTGGCCGGCCCCGACGACATCTATGTCTCGCCGTCGCAGATCCGTCGCTTCAACCTGCGCAAGGGCGATTCGATCTCCGGCAAGATTCGTCCGCCGAAGGAAGGCGAGCGCTATTTCGCGCTGCTCAAGGTCAGCCAGATCAACTTCGACAAGCCGGAAAACGCCAAGCACAAGATCCTGTTCGAGAACCTCACGCCGCTGTTCCCCCAGGAGCGGCTGCGCATGGAGATCGGCAACGGCTCCACCGAGGATCTCACCGCGCGCATCATCGATCTCACCGCCCCCATCGGCAAGGGCCAGCGCGGCCTGATCGTCTCGCCGCCCAAGGCGGGCAAGACGCTGATGCTGCAGAACATCGCCACCTCGATCACGCGCAACAATCCCGAGTGTCACCTGATCGTGCTGCTGATCGACGAGCGCCCGGAGGAGGTCACCGAGATGTCGCGCACCGTGCGCGGCGAGGTGGTCGCCTCGACCTTCGACGAGCCGCCGGCGCGCCACGTGCAGGTCGCCGAGATGGTCATCGAGAAGGCCAAGCGCCTGGTCGAGCACAAGAAGGACGTGGTTATCCTGCTCGACTCCATCACCCGCCTGGCGCGCGCCTACAACACCGTGGTGCCGAGCTCCGGCAAGGTGCTCACCGGCGGTGTCGACGCCCACGCCCTGGAGAAGCCCAAGCGCTTCTTCGGCGCCGCGCGCAACATCGAGGAGGGCGGCAGCCTGACCATCATCGCCACCGCGCTGGTCGACACCGGCTCGAAGATGGACGAGGTGATCTTCGAGGAGTTCAAGGGCACCGGCAACATGGAAGCCCACCTGGACCGCAAGCTCGCCGAGCGCCGCGTCTATCCGGCGATCAACATCCGCCGCTCCGGCACTCGCCGTGAGGACCTGATCGCCTCCGAGGACGAGATGCAGCGCATGTGGATCCTGCGCAAGCTGCTCAACCCGATGGAGGATACCGCGGCCACCGAGTTCCTTATCGACCGCCTGAAAGATACCAAGACGAACCTGGAATTCTTCGAGGCGATGAAGCGCCGTTGATCGGAGCTATTAGGCTTCGGTTGCTAGGCCAAGGCTAGCGGCGCCGGGGACAGGTCGAAGAGGAGGTCTTTTGCCATGGATGGCAAAAGTAGCGCCCAGGGATGGGTTCACAGCGCCTCCTCGACGGTCCGGCGCCTGTCGACGGAGTGGCCGCGGGTAAGGATGCGTTGGCCGGCGGGGAAGAGGAAGGGGCGGCATGCTATGCTGCCCCTTTCGTCGTTCCGGAAACGGGAAATCGAATGAAGTACAACGATCTGCGCGACTTCATCGCGGCCCTGGAGGCCCAGGGCGAGCTGGTGCGTGTTGTAGCCGAGGTGGACCCTTACCTCGAGATCACCGAGATCTGCGACCGCACCCTGCGTGCCGGTGGCCCGGCGCTGCTGTTCGAGAACGTCAAGGGGCACGACATGCCGCTGCTCGGCAACCTGTTCGGCACACCGAAGCGGGTCGCCATGGGCATGGGCCAGGACAGTGTCGAGGCGCTGCGCGAGGTGGGCGAGCTGCTCGCCTTCCTCAAGGAGCCCGAGCCGCCCAAGGGCTTTCGCGACGCCTGGGACAAGCTGCCGATCTTCAGGCAGGTGATGA
This portion of the Billgrantia sulfidoxydans genome encodes:
- the rho gene encoding transcription termination factor Rho — protein: MNLTELKQKSVPDLLEIAREMGIDNLARSRKQDIIFAILKKHAKSGEDIYGDGVLEILQDGFGFLRSADSSYLAGPDDIYVSPSQIRRFNLRKGDSISGKIRPPKEGERYFALLKVSQINFDKPENAKHKILFENLTPLFPQERLRMEIGNGSTEDLTARIIDLTAPIGKGQRGLIVSPPKAGKTLMLQNIATSITRNNPECHLIVLLIDERPEEVTEMSRTVRGEVVASTFDEPPARHVQVAEMVIEKAKRLVEHKKDVVILLDSITRLARAYNTVVPSSGKVLTGGVDAHALEKPKRFFGAARNIEEGGSLTIIATALVDTGSKMDEVIFEEFKGTGNMEAHLDRKLAERRVYPAINIRRSGTRREDLIASEDEMQRMWILRKLLNPMEDTAATEFLIDRLKDTKTNLEFFEAMKRR